A genome region from Alphaproteobacteria bacterium includes the following:
- a CDS encoding homoserine kinase: MAVYTQITAEDLKSLLAKFDAGTLESFEGIAEGVENSNYLIKTSSGKYVLTLIEKRAQPDELPFYTGFMAHLTDKGIPAARVVPDKTGERIHSVSGRPALLSEFLEGAWPREVYVHHCQAIGELLARMHRAGKSFTMKRQNTMALPAWEGLIHACANRADEVEPGLFAMLDAELDYLKKNRPKLLPAGAVHADLFPDNVFFRDEKVSGVIDFYFSCWDTFAYDLMLTFNPWCFDWKGDLDAGRAHAFLSSYNLGRPLTKNELKALPYFGRAAAVRIVATRLYDWLNPVEGALVRAKDPMEHVKILRFHQKVSSLSDYGFNP, from the coding sequence ATGGCCGTCTATACCCAGATCACCGCTGAAGATTTAAAAAGCCTGCTGGCGAAGTTCGACGCCGGCACGCTCGAGTCGTTCGAGGGTATCGCGGAGGGTGTCGAAAACTCCAATTACCTGATCAAGACATCATCGGGCAAATACGTGCTGACCCTGATCGAAAAACGCGCGCAGCCGGACGAACTGCCGTTTTACACCGGCTTCATGGCGCACCTGACGGACAAGGGGATTCCCGCCGCGCGCGTCGTGCCCGACAAAACGGGCGAGCGCATCCATTCAGTATCGGGCCGCCCTGCCCTGCTGTCCGAATTTCTGGAAGGCGCATGGCCGCGCGAAGTTTATGTGCATCACTGTCAGGCGATCGGGGAGTTGCTGGCGCGGATGCACCGCGCCGGAAAGTCGTTCACCATGAAGCGGCAAAACACAATGGCGCTGCCGGCATGGGAGGGGTTGATCCATGCCTGCGCCAACCGCGCCGACGAGGTGGAGCCCGGCCTGTTCGCGATGCTGGACGCGGAACTGGATTACCTGAAAAAAAACCGGCCGAAATTGCTGCCGGCGGGTGCTGTGCATGCCGACCTGTTTCCTGACAACGTTTTTTTCCGCGACGAAAAAGTATCGGGCGTCATCGATTTCTATTTTTCCTGCTGGGACACCTTCGCCTATGACCTGATGCTGACTTTCAATCCGTGGTGTTTTGACTGGAAGGGCGACCTTGATGCCGGCCGCGCCCATGCATTTTTGTCAAGCTATAACCTGGGCCGACCCCTCACGAAGAACGAATTAAAGGCGCTGCCTTATTTCGGCCGCGCCGCCGCCGTGCGTATAGTGGCGACCCGCCTGTATGACTGGCTGAACCCCGTCGAAGGCGCGCTGGTGCGCGCGAAGGACCCGATGGAGCACGTCAAAATTTTACGATTCCATCAAAAAGTGTCCTCGCTTTCCGACTACGGCTTCAACCCGTGA